The DNA window TCTTTGCCTGTCGCAACCGTTATACGCCTGCTTAGAAAACAAGGAATGGCTGGTTCATTAGAAAACCTGTACGCCAGCGTAGAAAACCTGAATGAATCATACATTCAACCAAACCAAACTAAAGAAACCCTTTTGAAGCCAAGCCTTCCGGTTGGCATTTCTTCTGTTCCTCTCCTCCTGATGAACAATACAACCACCGGTACAAATTACTATACGTGCAACCAATCTGGTCGTTACAATTCAAACCGTGTTTCTGATGTTCCAAGCACGATTTGCCGAAAGTGCAGGAGGAGAAAGAACACGGCTGTTCCATACGTGGCTCCTCCGGGAAAACAGGAGTCGGCTGAAGGGGGGTTTGTGAAGCGATTAGTCACTTACATGATAATGGATAATTTGGTGGTGAATCCCATATCTACTATCTCAAGTATTACTTTGCTCAATAAGTTCAATATTAAGGATGTTGTGAACTTGCAGGAAATGGAGGTGACTTTGGGAATGGAAGAGGtatatatgtataaatatcatttcttcttttttcttcttctttccaAATGGCTcgaaagagagaaaaatattgaaTTTGTATATAAATTTTCTctgaaaatataaatataaattttatctATCAACCCATGCATATAGCATGCACGTACACACTCGTCCCAACTTAATTGTAGGAAAAAGACTTTACTTGTTTCCTTTCTCCATAGGCTGTGAAGTTGCTGAAGGCTTCGTTGCAATCCGAGAAGGTGTTGACTGATGTATTCCTCAACTGTAAATGAATCGATGCATAGTTGAATATGAAGAATGTTGTCGCTGTCAATGGTTGGAATTTTTTTGACGTCTGATTCTCCAGTAATTAGTTTGGACTCTTTTAGTTTGTTGATCAAGAACTTTATTTTTGTCTTTTTGGAACTTCGATCCAGCCTTGTTTGTGTTGAATGGAATATTACGCGTAATTGTGTTTGAAGTCCTGAGTTATTTTGCTACATTAGATTCTAATTAGTGTAATCCTGTGGTTATCTTGTGTTATTCGTACCTGGTAGTGCCCTTCTCGAAATTCTGAATATAAGACAGCAACAGCAACGATTCTTCAAGTCGAGGCAAGGATAAATCCTTTATCCGCAAGACAATATTGCCCGTATACAAGTGCTTTACGTTAACAGCAATCGTCCCTAAGATACAACGACTCCTATCTAGAGTAGTAGCACAACAAACTCTAGACTTCGACGAACAAAAATTGCAATCGCTTTCAAGTGAGTAAGAACAGAATTCTGCAGCAAGATGGGAAGGAATTTGATGGAAGAAAAAAAAGTGTGAAATGAATGCATGTAAGGGATATATATAGAGCATCAATGATTGTCTTGAAAAAACACACTATTCCGTGCATAAGATGCAACATTTGATGAGAAGCCATCTGGTTTCAGTGAAAGGACGCCTTGTTCTTTTGCACACAGCAGCGCGCGCGCACCCGCGCGAGAACTTGCGCTGCCGCGCGCCACATTCTGTCCGCGCACTTTGAAACCAGTAGggcgcgcgcggctgcgcgacATCATGCGCGGCCGCGCGCTGCCTTCTGTTCGTGTGCAAGAACACGCGCATTTATTCCTACAAATAATTTTGGTCCAAAAAGATTAATATTGGTCAAAGACCACACCACACCTCACCGCGCCGCGCCGGGCCGGGCCGGGTCGGGCGGGCGCGCGCGTGTGTGTTTAGTTCACCGAGACCTAGCCTAGTAGCGTCTCCCCCCTTCTAAAAGCTTTGGTACCCCTTGGGGCCCAAACCCTTAGTCCACACTAGAACTAATAAGGAGGAAAACCTTTTCCTAAGCTTCCAATGTGGGACAACCACATTTCCATTCACATTTCCATTTTATTCACATTTTCTCTaacaatcccccacatgaatgaaaTTTATGCATGTATGCAGATCCACTTGAAAGTTCTTTTGAACTATTATTGCATCGGGAAAGGTAGCTTTTGGCTTTGAACCTTCCGTAGTAGAATACTATCGGATTTACTAGTTGCTTGGTGACGTGATGTCTTGAACCATTCAACCGTTTATGTAAATCAAGTCAACAGCACCTACACAACAATAGCTCTAACaaattttgttctcatgttGTGTCCGTTTCGGCCCTGGACCATATCTTAGATTCATAAGTGTTCTTGAAGCGGCCATCACTTCGCACTTATATAGGTGATCTCCTATCAAGAGTATCCTGCCATACTCTACCTCTTAGGTATAGGAATCATTAAAAGAAGACTTAACCTCACCACATGTTGCAGGTACATTTTACTTGGATGTTTTAAGAATGAGCCTTTATTGTTTCCAAGTGTTCAACCAACATTTATAACTTAGTTTTCCCATTGAACTAAGGTTTTGGGATCTCCAATTCACAAGGTTGGGTTACCGCtataaacatttttattttgtggCTTTCAAGCCCATTCCCCTTGTTAGCTTGTACAATTGATCTCGATTTATACTTTTAGTAAACGGATCCGCTAGGTTTTCCTTTGATTTCACATATTCAACAGAAATAACCCCATTTGAGATCAATTGTCTTATGGTGTTATGTCTTCGACGAATATGTCGAGACTTACCATTGTACATACTACTTTGTGCTCTTCCTATTGCTGATTGACTATCACAATGAATAACAATAGAAGACACTGGTTTATTCCAACAAGGAATATCTTCTAGGAAGTTTCTTAGCCACTCGGCTTCTTCTCCTGCTTTGTCTAAAGCAATAAACTCGGATTCCATCGTGG is part of the Primulina eburnea isolate SZY01 chromosome 1, ASM2296580v1, whole genome shotgun sequence genome and encodes:
- the LOC140813184 gene encoding uncharacterized protein, with the protein product MACSTVSMKLLIDSESKRVLFAEASKETVDFLFYILSLPVATVIRLLRKQGMAGSLENLYASVENLNESYIQPNQTKETLLKPSLPVGISSVPLLLMNNTTTGTNYYTCNQSGRYNSNRVSDVPSTICRKCRRRKNTAVPYVAPPGKQESAEGGFVKRLVTYMIMDNLVVNPISTISSITLLNKFNIKDVVNLQEMEVTLGMEEAVKLLKASLQSEKVLTDVFLNCK